The DNA sequence GCGACGTGGCCGCTCGGGTAGCCGTACGGGCTGGGCTCCGGGATGAGCTGCCGCTCGGGGGCCGGGCGGGGCCGGTCGATCGCGACCTTGTAGAGGGTGTTCGCGCTCCAGCCCGCCGCGACGACGAGCGCGGTGAGCAGCGCCCCGCCGTACCGGCCGAGCAGGGCGAGGAGGAGCACGGCCGCGGCGCACACGGCGATCACGGCGGGCGGCAGGAAGGCGACCCGCAGCGCGTCGGCGACCGCGGTCAGGAGCGGGGCGCGCAGCTCGTGCACGGCCGCGGCGAGGCGGGCGTCGGCGGCGGTCCACGCGGGGGTGCGGGCGAGCAGGCCGAGGACCGCCGCGGCGGCGAGGGGCAGCGCGACACACCCGGCCCACACGGCCACGGCCCGGCGTCGGGCCGGTGGGCGCGCGGGCGGGCCGGGCGGGGCCGCGACGGGGCGTGGTCGCGGACGATGCGATGTCATCCGCGCCATCCAACCGCGTTCGCCGTGATCATTACGGCCGCGGGCGGCCGGAGCCTGCCGGGCGCGTCAGCGGGCGTGGGCGCGGGTGAGCCGGCACAGGTCGTTCCACCGGTCCGGGTCGACCGGGAACGCCGCCTCCCGCTGGGGCCGCAGTACGGCGGCGCACTCGTCGATCGCGGCGGCGAGCATGTCGTGCAGCCGCCGGTCGGCGTCCTGCACGCACGCCTCGGCCACCCCGCGCACCGCGATGTGCACCGCGTTCGGCGCGGCGATGCGCCGGAAGCCCTTCGGCGAGATCTTGAGACCGCGGCGGAACTCCTGCGCCTGCCGGGCGGCGTGCGGCGCCTGGTCGAGCGCGTCCCGGCTGCGCTCCGACAGCTCGCCGGGCGTGCGGCCCTCCAGCTCGGCGAGCACGTGCTCGGCGGCGAGGATCGTCACGGCCATGGTGAGCTGCCGCTCGGCGGCGACCACGGGGAGCGCGTGGACGGCGCAGACGAGCGCGATGCGGGGGTCGACCCGCGGGTCGTCGCCGTTGAGGCCGATCACCGAGGGGATCAGGTGGGCGAGCCGCGGCCGCGCCTCGTCGGAGGTGTAGTCGTTCACCAGGCGGGCGAGGGCGGCGAGCAGCGGGTGGGTGCAGTCGGGGTGGTCGCTCCAGCGCTCCCCGGCGAGGTACGAGGCCATCTCCATGAAGCACGCGCCCTTGCGCGGGTTCCGGTGCCTGCCGCGGGACAGCACCGGAACGAGCGTGGGCGGGTGCGCCTGCCGACTGTGCACAAGACACTCCAGAGGATCGCTCGGCCTGCCTCTACCCAGTCTGCGCCTCAGGTCACCGGCGCGCCAGAGGCCCGGGCGCCGCCCTCGGTACGGCATATCCGCATTAGTCACAAACCGCTCAAATGTGCACGAAAGTAACAGTTGTCGTAATAGGGATATGCGGTCGGCCGGGATGTCCGGACGGATAACAAATGTGGACCGTAGGCACACGATTCACGCACGTTTCGTGGCGTGGGCCGCGGGCGTTCTGCGATGATCCCCTGCGTACAGAGAGCCGGACTCCGAACCGACGGACAGTGACCGAATGCCCCCCATAGACCAGATCACCCAGTTCGCGGCGACCAATCCGGTCGGCACCGCCATCGTGTGCGTGTTCGCCTTCGTCGTGCTCGTTCTCGCCTACTTCGTGGTGCGCGGCCTGTGCCGGAACCTCGTCCGGCTGCTGCGCACCTGGGCGCAGAACCGTCCGCCGGAGGACATCCTCACCATCGTCGCCGCCTGCATCGCCACGGGCGTGTCCGCCCAGGGCATGTGGCGCTTCTCCGGTGACGTGCTGGGCTTCGACGGGCCGCTGCGGCTGCTGCTGTTCGCGTTCATCGAGGTCGCGGTGATCACGAGCGCGGTCCGGGCGCGGCGCAACATGCGCGAGAACTACTCCGCGGGCATCGACGGCGTCGCCGTCTGGGCGCTCACCTCGCTGTCGGCCGTGCTGTCCAGCCTCGACGCGCGCAGCCCCGCCGAGGCGCTGTTCCGCCTCGCCGCCCCGCTCGTGGCCGCGTGGCTGTGGGAGCGCGGCATGGCGATCGAGCGGCACCGGATCACCGGCACCAAGCGCATCAACTGGCGGATCACCCCCGAGCGCATCCTCGTCCGCCTCGGGCTCGCCGAGGTGAGCGACCGCTCCGCGAGCGAGGTGGACGCCCACCGCAGGCTCACCCGGGTCGCGCTCGCCGCCAAGCGCGCCCGCGCGCTGCGCGCCGCCGGCGCGAGCGAGTGGCGGATGCGCCGCGCGCTCGCCAAGCTCGACCGGGCCGTGGACCAGGCCGTGGAGTACACCGGTCTCGCCGTCGACCCCGCCCGCCAGCAGGCGCTTTTGTCCCAGATTGGAGCGCTCTACAACAGTTCGGCGCTGATGGACCTCTCGCCGCCGGTGCCGTGGGCGCCCACGCAGAACCAGCAGGCCCAGCAGGTGGTGGTCGAGCAGGCCGCGATCTCCGCCGGCAACGGCTCGGGCGGCGGTGACGCCGCCGGGGCGGACCGTTCCCGGCCGCGGGTCGCGGACGCGAACGGCCAGGCGAACCGGGCGGCGATGCTCGACGACGATGACGAGGACGAGGTGGAGGTGCTCGAGCCCGCGCCGCAGCAGCACCTCGACCCGGCGCAGCGGGCCGCCCTCTACCGCGCCGCGCGCGCCTACTGGGACCAGCAGATCGAGCGCAAGATCGTGCCGCGGGCGGCCGACATCGCCAAGGAGACCGGTCTCCCGATCGCCCTCGCCCGCGAGTACCGGGCGCTGTGGAAGCTCGAGCCGCGCGCCCACGCGCTGCTCGAGGCCGCCTACCACGAGAACGGCGGTCGTGACACCGGCACCTTCCCGGCCATCGAGGTCGAGGACCGCGTGCTCACCACCAACGGCTCCGCGCCCAGCTGAGCCGTCGCCACGCGGCATACGGCGAATCGCCGCCCCGGACCTCCGGGGCGGCGATTTCCGTGTGCGGCCCCGCCGCCGCGGGGCCTCTCCGGCGCCGGGGCGGCGGGGCCGCACGGACCCCCTCCCGCCCACGGGCGCGCCGATGTCGAAGCTCTGTCCCCCCTGATCCCCCTATTCCGTTCTGTCCCGTCCCCCGGTTGCGGATTCCTCGCCGCGTCGGCGGCCACGCTCCGGCGTCCGCCGGTCAGCCGCAGTCGCAGCAGTCGCAGTCGCATCTCTTGCAGCACCGGCAGCAATCGCAGCAGTTGTTGCAGTAGGAGCAGCCGTCGCAGCAGTCGCAGGGGCATTCGCAGCGCTCGCGGCAGCTCTTGCCGCGGTTGGGGCTCCACTTCGGCTGGTACCAGCCGCAGGTGCAGATCTTGCACAGCTCGGCCGGGCAGACCACGAAGAAGCTGCGGACCTTGGGCACCTCGCCGGGCGGGTGCTCGGTGCCGTGCCGGTGGTCGTCGAAGGTGCGCGCCACGGCTCGCCGTACCTCGCCCACCAGCAGCGCCCGCACCAGCGTGCGGCGTTCCAGGTCCAGGTCGGCGACGGCGAGCTCGATGCCGTGGGCGGCGTCGTCGCAGAGGCGGCGCACCTCGGCGAGCGGGGTGCCGGTGGCGAGGATCGGGTTGTACGCGCCGTTGCGGCGGTCGGCCTCGAGGTCCTCGACGGCGTCGAGCAGGTGGGCGAGGCGGCCGAAGAGCCGCCCGGCCTCGGCGAGCGCCGGCGCGTTGTGCGGCTTTCCGGTCAGCTCGCCGGTGTGGGCGAAGACCGCGGACACCGCGGTCTCGGTGGGTTCGGTGAGCTCCAGCAGGGTGAGGCCGCCGCGCGCCTCCAGCAGCGGCTGCCGCGCCAGCGCGTCGCGCAGCACCTCGCCGTCGAACCCGAGGGCCGCCGCCTCGTGGTCGCTCGCCCGGCTCCACCGCTCCGCGACCCGCCGCGCCGCCGCCCCGACGAGGGGGCGCGCGTAGACGCCGTCCCGGTCGCTCAGGTGGTCGCCGATCTTTCCGGCGGCGAGCGCCAGCGACGCGGCGGCGGCGAGCCGTGCCCCCTCCGCGCGGGCGTCCACGACGTCGGCCCGGGAGAAGCCGCGCAGCGCGCAGGGGGCCGCCCGGCGGTGCGGGGACAGCTCCGGGGCCTGCGCCTCGACGAGCACGGAGACCAG is a window from the Thermopolyspora flexuosa genome containing:
- a CDS encoding DUF5685 family protein, with the protein product MFGIVRPCRHTLCKSLHAEWMAHLCGLCLTLRDRHGHLARLVTNYDGLLVSVLVEAQAPELSPHRRAAPCALRGFSRADVVDARAEGARLAAAASLALAAGKIGDHLSDRDGVYARPLVGAAARRVAERWSRASDHEAAALGFDGEVLRDALARQPLLEARGGLTLLELTEPTETAVSAVFAHTGELTGKPHNAPALAEAGRLFGRLAHLLDAVEDLEADRRNGAYNPILATGTPLAEVRRLCDDAAHGIELAVADLDLERRTLVRALLVGEVRRAVARTFDDHRHGTEHPPGEVPKVRSFFVVCPAELCKICTCGWYQPKWSPNRGKSCRERCECPCDCCDGCSYCNNCCDCCRCCKRCDCDCCDCG
- a CDS encoding phosphatase PAP2 family protein, whose translation is MAVWAGCVALPLAAAAVLGLLARTPAWTAADARLAAAVHELRAPLLTAVADALRVAFLPPAVIAVCAAAVLLLALLGRYGGALLTALVVAAGWSANTLYKVAIDRPRPAPERQLIPEPSPYGYPSGHVAVTLALVIAACLLAYGTARLRLVAAAGAVLVAAQAWARVYLGVHHPTDVVGAVLVVGGVATAVVAGCAPLAARLDRLGRGHAGGGGPPHGS